The proteins below come from a single Gordonia pseudamarae genomic window:
- a CDS encoding lysophospholipid acyltransferase family protein codes for MEPVYGTVITAARLLWLAEGLKFTVSGVENVPRTGPGVVAVNHTGYMDFTYAGIPAFLQGRRKVRFMAKKEVFDNKIAGPLMRGMKHIPVDRGAGAESYAMAVDYLKRGELVGVFPEATISRSFEIKEFKSGAARMALDANAPIIPTVMWGSQRVWTKGHPKRLGRSNVKILIGVCEPIAPVGDADAITAQLHKVMSEKLLELQEAYGKHPAGEFWVPARLGGSAPTLAEANQLDAANQANRDQATRAGRTPDDPSDPAE; via the coding sequence ATGGAACCCGTCTACGGCACCGTGATCACCGCTGCCCGCCTGTTGTGGCTGGCCGAAGGACTCAAATTCACCGTTTCCGGTGTCGAGAACGTGCCCAGGACAGGCCCGGGCGTGGTGGCGGTCAACCACACCGGCTACATGGACTTCACCTATGCGGGTATCCCGGCTTTCCTGCAGGGACGCCGCAAGGTGCGATTCATGGCCAAGAAAGAGGTCTTCGACAACAAGATCGCCGGGCCGCTGATGCGGGGTATGAAGCACATACCGGTCGATCGTGGCGCGGGCGCCGAGAGCTACGCGATGGCGGTCGACTACCTCAAACGCGGAGAACTGGTCGGCGTGTTCCCGGAGGCGACGATCAGCCGAAGCTTCGAGATCAAGGAATTCAAGTCGGGTGCCGCACGTATGGCGCTCGACGCGAATGCCCCGATCATCCCGACCGTCATGTGGGGTTCGCAGCGCGTCTGGACCAAGGGCCATCCCAAACGGCTCGGCCGCTCCAACGTCAAGATCCTGATCGGCGTGTGCGAACCGATCGCGCCCGTTGGCGATGCGGACGCGATCACCGCGCAACTGCACAAGGTGATGAGTGAGAAGCTGCTCGAACTGCAGGAGGCGTACGGCAAACACCCGGCCGGGGAGTTCTGGGTGCCCGCCCGGCTCGGCGGTTCGGCGCCGACGCTGGCCGAGGCCAACCAGCTCGACGCCGCAAACCAGGCCAATCGCGATCAGGCCACACGTGCCGGCCGCACACCCGACGACCCGTCAGATCCGGCCGAGTGA